A part of Bubalus bubalis isolate 160015118507 breed Murrah chromosome 6, NDDB_SH_1, whole genome shotgun sequence genomic DNA contains:
- the SLC27A3 gene encoding solute carrier family 27 member 3 gives MASLLLLPLLLLLPLLLLPLRLWSRLRWLAADLAFTMRALRCKRALRARALAAAAADPEGPEGGCSLAWRLAQLARQRPAHTFLIHGAQRFSYAEAERHSNRAARAFLRARGWDGGLGRGGTGGAGEGERAAHCARDQAAGSGAARAVREGDGAAPLAPGATVALLLPACPEFLWLWFGLAKAGLRTAFVPTALRRGPLQHCLRSCGARALVLAPEFLESLEPDLPALRAMGLHLWAVGSDTRPAGISDFLAEASAEVDGPVPGYLSAPQNMTDTCLYIFTSGTTGLPKAARISHLKVLQCQAFYQLCGAHQEDVIYLALPLYHMSGSLLGIVGCLGIGATVVLKSKFSAGQFWEDCQQHRVTVFQYIGELCRYLVNQPPNKAERGHKVRLVVGSGLRPDTWERFVRRFGPLQVLETYGLTEGNVATFNYTGQQGAVGRASWLYKHVFPFSLIRYDVTTGEPVRDTQGHCVATSPGEPGLLVAPVSQQSPFLGYAGGPELARGKLLKHVFRPGDVFFNTGDLLVCDNQGFLRFHDRTGDTFRWKGENVATTEVAEALEALDFLQEVNVYGVTVPGHEGRAGMAALALRPPHSLDLVQLYAHVSENLPPYARPRFLRLQESLATTETFKQQKVRMAKEGFDPSALSDPLYILDQAGGAYLPLTPARYSALLAGDLRI, from the exons ATGGCCTCTCTCCTGCTgctacccctgctgctgctgctgccgctgctgctgctgccactgcgcCTCTGGTCTAGATTGCGCTGGCTCGCGGCAGACTTGGCCTTCACGATGCGCGCCCTACGCTGCAAACGGGCCCTTCGAGCGCGCGCTCTGGCCGCGGCTGCCGCCGACCCAGAAGGTCCTGAGGGGGGCTGCAGCCTGGCCTGGCGCCTCGCGCAGCTGGCCCGGCAGCGCCCGGCGCACACCTTTCTCATTCACGGCGCGCAGCGCTTTAGCTACGCGGAGGCCGAGCGCCACAGCAACCGGGCTGCGCGCGCCTTTTTGCGCGCGCGAGGCTGGGACGGGGGACTCGGCCGCGGCGGCACGGGGGGCGCCGGGGAAGGCGAGCGGGCGGCGCACTGCGCGAGAGACCAGGCGGCCGGAAGCGGCGCGGCGCGGGCCGTGCGGGAAGGGGATGGCGCGGCCCCTCTGGCACCTGGGGCCACCGTGGCGCTGCTGCTCCCCGCCTGCCCAGAGTTCCTGTGGCTCTGGTTCGGGCTGGCCAAAGCCGGCCTGCGCACGGCCTTTGTGCCCACCGCTCTGCGCCGGGGTCCCCTACAGCACTGCCTCCGCAGCTGCGGCGCCCGCGCGCTAGTGCTGGCGCCAG AATTCTTGGAGTCCCTGGAGCCTGATCTGCCGGCCCTGAGAGCCATGGGGCTTCACCTGTGGGCTGTGGGCTCTGACACCCGTCCTGCTGGAATCAGCGATTTTCTGGCTGAGGCCTCCGCTGAAGTGGATGGGCCAGTGCCCGGGTACCTGTCTGCCCCCCAGAACATGACGGACACGTGCCTGTATATCTTCACCTCCGGCACCACGG GCCTCCCCAAGGCTGCTCGGATCAGTCACCTGAAGGTCCTGCAATGCCAGGCATTCTACCAGCTGTGCGGTGCCCACCAGGAGGATGTGATCTACCTCGCCCTCCCACTCTACCACATGTCTGGCTCCCTGTTGGGCATCGTGGGATGCTTGGGCATTG GGGCCACAGTGGTGCTGAAGTCCAAGTTCTCAGCTGGCCAGTTCTGGGAGGACTGCCAGCAGCACAGGGTGACGGTGTTCCAGTACATCGGGGAATTATGCCGATACCTCGTCAACCAGCCCCCG AACAAGGCAGAACGTGGACATAAGGTCCGGCTGGTGGTGGGAAGTGGGCTGCGGCCGGACACCTGGGAGCGCTTCGTGCGGCGCTTCGGGCCCCTGCAGGTGCTGGAAACGTACGGGTTGACCGAGGGCAACGTGGCCACTTTCAACTACACCGGACAGCAGGGCGCTGTGGGGCGCGCCTCCTGGCTTTACAAG catgtcttccccttctctttgatTCGCTATGATGTCACCACAGGGGAGCCAGTTCGGGACACCCAGGGGCACTGTGTGGCCACGTCTCCAG GTGAGCCAGGCCTGCTGGTGGCCCCTGTGAGCCAGCAGTCGCCATTCCTGGGCTACGCTGGGGGCCCAGAGCTGGCCCGGGGAAAGCTGCTGAAGCACGTCTTCCGGCCTGGGGATGTTTTCTTCAACACCGGGGACCTGTTAGTCTGCGACAACCAGGGTTTTCTTCGCTTCCATGATCGTACCGGAGATACGTTCAG GTGGAAGGGGGAGAATGTGGCCACCACCGAGGTGGCCGAGGCCTTGGAGGCCCTGGACTTTCTTCAGGAGGTGAACGTCTACGGAGTCACTGTGCCAG GGCATGAAGGCCGGGCGGGGATGGCAGCCCTGGCTCTCCGTCCCCCCCACTCTTTGGACCTTGTGCAGCTCTATGCCCATGTTTCTGAGAACTTGCCACCTTATGCCCGGCCTCGATTCCTAAGGCTCCAG GAGTCCCTGGCCACCACAGAGACCTTCAAGCAGCAGAAGGTTCGAATGGCAAAAGAGGGCTTTGACCCAAGTGCGCTGTCCGACCCGCTCTACATTCTGGACCAGGCAGGGGGTGCCTACCTGCCGCTCACGCCTGCCCGGTACAGCGCCCTCCTGGCCGGGGACCTTCGCATCTGA